The Euphorbia lathyris chromosome 3, ddEupLath1.1, whole genome shotgun sequence genome contains a region encoding:
- the LOC136223184 gene encoding 1-phosphatidylinositol-3-phosphate 5-kinase FAB1B isoform X2: MDSPDKTFSEIVGTFKSWIPWRSEPPGVSRDFWMPDQSCRVCYECDSQFTLINRRHHCRLCGRVFCAKCTANSVPIPSSDPGSAREEWERIRVCNYCFKQWQHGIAGFDNGIQVPSLDLCSSPSAASLASTKSSGTVNSSSFTLGSLPYSLGPYQRAQQSTGPTTLSNQTSEMDSNSDKLRETALGTSNGHVPDTGYHSPNQYAFSMNRSDDDEDDYGVSRSNSEIRHFSQENEYFRQVEYDETSNDEGSHKARLDGEVTDSKSLSSSPVNHGFDSHGLEGSQQHDKKNEHDVDDECNATSSMYTRENNDAEPVDFENNGLLWLPPEPEDEEDEKEAGFFDDDDDYDNEGHAAGEWGRLRNSSSFGSGEFRNRDRSTEEHKKAMKNVVDGHFRALVAQLLQVENVPLGEDNDEESWLEIITSLSWEAATLLKPDMSKSGGMDPGGYVKVKCLASGRRCESTVVKGVVCKKNVAHRRMTTKIEKPRLLILGGALEYQRVSNHLSSFDTLLQQEMDHLKMAVARIDAHQPDVLLVEKSVSRFAQEYLLAKDISLVLNIKKPLLERIARCTGAQIVPSIDQLSSPKLGYCDVFHVKRFLEDLGTAGQGGKKMMKTLMYFDDCPKPLGFTILLRGANGDELKKVKHVVQYGLFAAYHLALETSFLADEGASLPEFPLNSPLTVALPDKHSSIERSISTVPGFSVPASEKPQGMQISSEPQRSNSVPVSYLESTISSSSVDQTERQSLADAFTSQLRASMLSRSNSSSFLSSIPSTVKAVSDSYCTFEQKMKMGTVGSIAADIVAGNNKVASMSDHLPVNGFGHSEDIKVNYSPDNLGEAVPNEASSSEVSSAQQDNKNNVEEPGPLKEEFPPSPSDHQSILVSLSSRCVWKGTVCERSHLFRIKYYGSFDKPLGRFLRDHLFDQSYTCRSCEMPSEAHVHCYTHRQGTLTISVKKLSELLLPGEKDGKIWMWHRCLRCPRINGFPPATRRIVMSDAAWGLSFGKFLELSFSNHAAASRVASCGHSLHRDCLRFYGFGNMVACFRYASISVLSVYLPPSKLDFNYGRQEWIQKETNEVVNRAELLFSDVLNALSQIAEKRSGLVPPNCAIKLPEARRLIGELEALLQKEKSEFEDSLQKLLNREAKKGQPVIDILDVNRLRRQLLFQSYMWDHRLIYAANSENESLQDGLNCSTSGEEEKLLANADLADLNLNDKGKGFGSYDTLIVGKLDQSDTVQEEINIGQDHNHGKDDASDLSVTTRVSDQRNNMEGESHSVGVLKDDISVFSDSVVADLSATSAAADGLDMYNRVEEHNWPKFSNLLSSPLSTKGSDNYDDSASFLRMPFLNFYRSLNKNFLASSEKLDTLGEYNPVYVSSFRELELQGGARLLLPVGVNDTVIPVYDDEPTSIISYALASPEYLGQLTDDGERMRDGDFYATSSFSDPVSLMSFHSLDDSTLDSHRSFGAFDEGVLSISASRSSLPLDPVSSTKTMHARVSFGDDGSQGKVKYSVTCYYAKRFEALRRICCPSELDYVRSLSRCKKWGAQGGKSNVFFAKTLDDRFIIKQVTKTELESFIKFAPEYFKYLSESICSRSPTCLAKILGIYQVTSKHLKGGKESKMDVLVMENLLFGRNVTRLYDLKGSSRSRYNPDSSGSNKVLLDQNLIEAMPTSPIFVGNKAKRILERAVWNDTSFLASIDVMDYSLLVGVDEEKHELVLGIIDFMRQYTWDKHLETWVKASGILGGPKNTAPTVISPKQYKKRFRKAMTTYFLMVPDQWSPPTIIPSKSQSDLNEENNGQGGHPVE; this comes from the exons ATGGATTCTCCTGACAAAACTTTCTCAGAGATAGTTGGTACATTCAAATCTTGGATCCCTTGGCGATCTGAGCCACCTGGTGTGTCAAGGGATTTTTGGATGCCCGATCAGAGTTGCAGAGTCTGTTATGAGTGTGATTCCCAGTTTACATTGATTAACCGTAGGCACCATTGTCGACTTTGTGGCCGAGTTTTCTGTGCAAAGTGTACAGCCAATTCAGTTCCTATCCCATCTAGTGATCCAGGTTCTGCACGGGAAGAGTGGGAGAGAATTCGGGTATGTAATTATTGTTTCAAACAATGGCAGCACGGGATAGCCGGTTTTGATAATGGAATCCAGGTTCCCAGCCTGGATCTTTGTAGTTCACCATCAGCGGCAAGTTTGGCCAGCACTAAATCTAGTGGCACTGTTAACAGTAGTAGCTTCACTCTTGGCTCACTGCCATATTCTCTTGGTCCATATCAACGAGCTCAACAAAGTACAGGTCCAACAACGCTCTCAAATCAGACGTCTGAAATGGATTCAAATTCAGATAAACTGAGAGAAACAGCTTTGGGAACGAGCAATGGCCATGTTCCAGACACGGGCTATCATTCTCCAAACCAATATGCATTTTCTATGAACAG GAGtgatgatgatgaggatgaCTATGGGGTCTCTCGGTCTAATTCTGAAATAAGACATTTTTCTCAAGAAAATGAGTACTTTCGTCAAGTTGAGTATGATGAAACGAGCAATGATGAAGGATCACATAAAGCACGTCTTGATGGAGAAGTTACTGACTCAAAGAGTTTAAGCAGCTCCCCAGTAAACCATGGTTTTGATTCACATGGTTTGGAAGGTTCGCAACAGCATGACAAAAAAAATGAGCATGATGTGGATGATGAGTGCAATGCTACTTCCTCCATGTATACCAGGGAAAACAATGATGCTGAACCTGTGGATTTTGAGAATAATGGATTACTCTGGCTTCCCCCTGAaccagaagatgaagaagatgagaaaGAAGCTGGTTTTTTTGATGATGATGACGACTACGACAACGAAGGGCATGCAGCTGGGGAATGGGGACGTCTACGCAACTCAAGCAGTTTTGGGAGTGGAGAATTTCGTAATAGAGATAGGTCAACTGAAGAGCACAAGAAGGCAATGAAGAATGTGGTTGATGGGCATTTCAGGGCTTTGGTGGCTCAACTATTACAGGTTGAGAATGTTCCTCTTGGTGAGGACAATGATGAAGAGAGCTGGTTAGAAATCATTACATCTCTGTCATGGGAGGCTGCAACACTACTAAAACCAGATATGAGCAAAAGCGGAGGAATGGACCCTGGTGGCTACGTAAAAGTAAAATGCCTTGCTTCTGGACGTCGATGTGAGAG TACGGTGGTCAAAGGAGTTGTTTGTAAGAAAAATGTGGCTCATCGTCGAATGACAACAAAGATAGAGAAACCTCGATTGCTGATCCTTGGAGGGGCTCTTGAATACCAGCGGGTTTCAAATCATTTATCGAGTTTTGATACTCTGTTGCAGCAG GAAATGGACCATCTAAAGATGGCAGTGGCAAGGATAGATGCCCACCAACCTGATGTTCTTTTGGTAGAGAAATCAGTTTCACGGTTTGCACAGGAATACCTTCTTGCTAAAGACATCTCTCTTGTTCTCAATATCAAGAAGCCACTTTTAGAGCGTATAGCACGTTGCACGGGTGCTCAAATAGTTCCTTCGATTGATCAACTCTCTTCTCCAAAGTTAGGGTATTGTGATGTGTTTCATGTCAAGAGGTTTCTGGAAGATCTTGGTACTGCCGGTCAGGGTGGGAAGAAAATGATGAAGACTTTAATGTACTTTGATGACTGCCCGAAGCCTCTGGGTTTTACT ATATTACTTAGAGGTGCTAATGGTGATGAGTTAAAGAAAGTGAAACATGTAGTCCAATATGGACTTTTTGCGGCATATCACTTGGCTTTGGAGACATCTTTTCTTGCTGATGAAGGAGCATCTCTACCAGAATTCCCTCTGAACTCTCCATTAACAGTTGCACTCCCAGATAAACATTCAAGCATTGAGCGGTCAATATCAACTGTTCCTGGTTTTTCTGTTCCTGCCAGTGAAAAGCCTCAGGGAATGCAAATAAGCAGTGAACCACAAAGATCCAATAGTGTCCCTGTATCTTATCTTGAATCAACAATCAGCAGTTCTTCTGTTGATCAAACTGAAAGGCAATCCCTAGCTGATGCGTTTACCTCTCAATTGAGAGCTTCCATGTTATCTCGCAGCAATTCAAGTTCATTTCTCTCTAGTATTCCTTCCACGGTGAAAGCTGTTTCGGATTCTTATTGTACTTTTGAGCAGAAAATGAAAATGGGAACTGTAGGTTCTATTGCAGCAGATATAGTGGCAGGTAACAACAAGGTGGCTTCCATGAGTGACCATCTTCCAGTTAATGGGTTTGGGCATTCTGAAGATATCAAGGTGAATTATTCCCCAGATAATCTTGGCGAAGCAGTTCCAAATGAGGCATCCAGTTCAGAGGTATCATCTGCGCAACaagataataaaaataatgttgaaGAGCCAGGACCTTTGAAAGAAGAATTTCCTCCTTCACCTTCAGATCATCAGAGCATTTTGGTTTCCTTATCTTCTCGTTGTGTTTGGAAGGGGACTGTCTGTGAAAGATCACATCTTTTTCGAATTAAGTACTATGGTAGCTTTGACAAACCTCTAGGCCGGTTTCTGCGTGATCATTTATTTGATCAA AGTTACACTTGCCGGTCTTGTGAGATGCCTTCAGAAGCACATGTTCACTGTTACACTCATAGACAAGGTACCCTGACAATATCTGTGAAAAAGCTATCAGAATTACTCTTACCCGGTGAAAAGGATGGAAAGATTTGGATGTGGCACAGATGCCTGAGGTGTCCCCGAATCAATGGCTTTCCCCCAGCCACTCGGAGAatagtgatgtctgatgctgctTGGGGTTTATCTTTTGGGAAATTTTTGGAGCTCAGTTTTTCAAACCATGCAGCAGCAAGCAGGGTGGCAAGTTGTGGTCATTCTCTGCACAGGGATTGTCTTCGTTTTTATGG ATTCGGCAATATGGTTGCTTGCTTCCGGTATGCATCAATCAGTGTTCTCTCCGTGTACCTTCCACCTTCTAAACTTGATTTCAACTATGGGAGACAGGAATGGATACAGAAAGAAACAAATGAG GTTGTTAACCGGGCTGAGCTTCTATTTTCCGATGTCCTCAATGCTCTGAGTCAAATTGCTGAGAAAAGATCTGGTTTAGTTCCACCTAACTGTGCCATAAAATTACCTGAAGCAAGGCGCCTAATTGGAGAACTTGAAGCATTGTTACAGAAGGAAAAATCAGAATTTGAG GATTCACTCCAAAAACTGTTGAATAGGGAAGCCAAAAAGGGTCAGCCCGTTATTGACATTTTGGATGTTAATAGACTGCGAAGGCAGTTACTTTTCCAGTCTTACATGTGGGACCACCGCCTAATCTATGCAGCCAATTCAGAGAACGAAAGTCTTCAAGATGGTTTGAACTGTTCAACTTCAGGAGAAGAGGAGAAGCTCCTTGCTAATGCTGACCTCGCCGATCTGAATTTGAATGACAAAGGAAAAGGGTTTGGTAGTTATGACACTCTCATTGTTGGTAAACTTGATCAATCTGACACCGTTCAGGAAGAGATAAATATTGGTCAAGATCATAACCATGGAAAGGACGATGCTTCTGACCTTTCCGTCACCACTCGTGTCTCTGATCAACGCAACAATATGGAAG GTGAGAGTCACTCAGTTGGAGTATTGAAGGATGACATTAGTGTCTTTTCTGATTCAGTTGTGGCTGATTTGTCAGCCACATCTGCAGCAGCAGACGGGTTAGATATGTATAACCGAGTGGAAGAGCATAATTGGCCCAAGTTCAGCAATTTACTTTCATCTCCATTGTCCACCAAGGGATCTGATAATTATGACGACTCTGCTAGCTTCTTAAGGATGCCCTTCTTAAATTTCTACCGGTCATTGAACAAGAACTTCTTAGCAAGTTCTGAGAAGCTTGATACACTGGGCGAGTATAATCCAGTCTATGTTTCTTCATTCAGGGAGTTGGAGCTTCAGGGTGGGGCTAGGCTCCTCCTGCCTGTGGGTGTTAATGACACTGTCATCCCCGTATACGATGATGAGCCTACAAGCATAATATCTTATGCTTTAGCATCACCGGAGTATCTTGGTCAATTGACTGATGATGGCGAAAGAATGAGGGATGGGGATTTCTATGCGACTTCAAGTTTTTCTGATCCGGTGAGTTTGATGTCATTCCACTCACTGGACGACTCCACCCTTGATTCTCATAGAAGCTTTGGGGCTTTCGACGAGGGTGTCCTATCGATTTCTGCATCTCGTAGCTCTCTTCCGTTAGACCCAGTCTCTTCTACCAAAACAATGCATGCCAGAGTTTCTTTTGGAGATGATGGCTCGCAGGGTAAGGTTAAGTATTCTGTAACTTGTTACTATGCAAAGCGGTTTGAAGCATTGAGAAGGATATGTTGCCCGTCTGAGCTTGATTATGTAAGATCTCTGAGTCGTTGTAAAAAGTGGGGGGCTCAAGGTGGCAAGAGTAATGTCTTCTTTGCGAAAACATTGGATGATCGGTTTATTATCAAACAAGTGACGAAAACAGAGTTGGAGTCATTTATAAAATTTGCTCCTGAATATTTCAAGTACCTATCCGAATCAATCTGCTCGAGAAGTCCAACATGCCTGGCAAAGATTTTGGGGATCTATCAG GTTACGTCAAAGCATCTGAAAGGTGGGAAAGAATCGAAAATGGATGTGCTGGTTATGGAGAACCTTCTCTTTGGAAGGAATGTGACTCGGCTTTACGATCTTAAAGGATCTTCCCGATCACGATATAATCCTGATTCTAGCGGGAGCAATAAAGTTTTGTTAGATCAGAACTTGATCGAAGCAATGCCAACTTCTCCGATTTTTGTTGGAAACAAGGCAAAGCGGATTCTTGAGAGAGCTGTCTGGAACGATACCTCTTTTCTTGCA TCAATCGATGTAATGGACTACTCGTTATTAGTTGGTGTCGATGAAGAAAAACACGAATTGGTTCTCGGAATCATCGATTTCATGAGGCAATATACATGGGATAAGCATCTGGAAACATGGGTGAAAGCATCAGGCATACTTGGCGGGCCGAAGAACACAGCCCCGACCGTTATTTCACCAAAGCAATACAAGAAAAGGTTCAGGAAAGCAATGACAACCTATTTTCTGATGGTTCCAGATCAATGGTCTCCTCCCACAATCATCCCGAGTAAATCGCAGTCGGATCTGAACGAAGAGAACAACGGTCAAGGTGGGCATCCAGTTGAATGA
- the LOC136223184 gene encoding 1-phosphatidylinositol-3-phosphate 5-kinase FAB1B isoform X1, whose product MDSPDKTFSEIVGTFKSWIPWRSEPPGVSRDFWMPDQSCRVCYECDSQFTLINRRHHCRLCGRVFCAKCTANSVPIPSSDPGSAREEWERIRVCNYCFKQWQHGIAGFDNGIQVPSLDLCSSPSAASLASTKSSGTVNSSSFTLGSLPYSLGPYQRAQQSTGPTTLSNQTSEMDSNSDKLRETALGTSNGHVPDTGYHSPNQYAFSMNRSDDDEDDYGVSRSNSEIRHFSQENEYFRQVEYDETSNDEGSHKARLDGEVTDSKSLSSSPVNHGFDSHGLEGSQQHDKKNEHDVDDECNATSSMYTRENNDAEPVDFENNGLLWLPPEPEDEEDEKEAGFFDDDDDYDNEGHAAGEWGRLRNSSSFGSGEFRNRDRSTEEHKKAMKNVVDGHFRALVAQLLQVENVPLGEDNDEESWLEIITSLSWEAATLLKPDMSKSGGMDPGGYVKVKCLASGRRCESTVVKGVVCKKNVAHRRMTTKIEKPRLLILGGALEYQRVSNHLSSFDTLLQQEMDHLKMAVARIDAHQPDVLLVEKSVSRFAQEYLLAKDISLVLNIKKPLLERIARCTGAQIVPSIDQLSSPKLGYCDVFHVKRFLEDLGTAGQGGKKMMKTLMYFDDCPKPLGFTILLRGANGDELKKVKHVVQYGLFAAYHLALETSFLADEGASLPEFPLNSPLTVALPDKHSSIERSISTVPGFSVPASEKPQGMQISSEPQRSNSVPVSYLESTISSSSVDQTERQSLADAFTSQLRASMLSRSNSSSFLSSIPSTVKAVSDSYCTFEQKMKMGTVGSIAADIVAGNNKVASMSDHLPVNGFGHSEDIKVNYSPDNLGEAVPNEASSSEVSSAQQDNKNNVEEPGPLKEEFPPSPSDHQSILVSLSSRCVWKGTVCERSHLFRIKYYGSFDKPLGRFLRDHLFDQSYTCRSCEMPSEAHVHCYTHRQGTLTISVKKLSELLLPGEKDGKIWMWHRCLRCPRINGFPPATRRIVMSDAAWGLSFGKFLELSFSNHAAASRVASCGHSLHRDCLRFYGFGNMVACFRYASISVLSVYLPPSKLDFNYGRQEWIQKETNEVVNRAELLFSDVLNALSQIAEKRSGLVPPNCAIKLPEARRLIGELEALLQKEKSEFEDSLQKLLNREAKKGQPVIDILDVNRLRRQLLFQSYMWDHRLIYAANSENESLQDGLNCSTSGEEEKLLANADLADLNLNDKGKGFGSYDTLIVGKLDQSDTVQEEINIGQDHNHGKDDASDLSVTTRVSDQRNNMEGSGHVRRALSEGEVSMISNLTDTLDAAWTGESHSVGVLKDDISVFSDSVVADLSATSAAADGLDMYNRVEEHNWPKFSNLLSSPLSTKGSDNYDDSASFLRMPFLNFYRSLNKNFLASSEKLDTLGEYNPVYVSSFRELELQGGARLLLPVGVNDTVIPVYDDEPTSIISYALASPEYLGQLTDDGERMRDGDFYATSSFSDPVSLMSFHSLDDSTLDSHRSFGAFDEGVLSISASRSSLPLDPVSSTKTMHARVSFGDDGSQGKVKYSVTCYYAKRFEALRRICCPSELDYVRSLSRCKKWGAQGGKSNVFFAKTLDDRFIIKQVTKTELESFIKFAPEYFKYLSESICSRSPTCLAKILGIYQVTSKHLKGGKESKMDVLVMENLLFGRNVTRLYDLKGSSRSRYNPDSSGSNKVLLDQNLIEAMPTSPIFVGNKAKRILERAVWNDTSFLASIDVMDYSLLVGVDEEKHELVLGIIDFMRQYTWDKHLETWVKASGILGGPKNTAPTVISPKQYKKRFRKAMTTYFLMVPDQWSPPTIIPSKSQSDLNEENNGQGGHPVE is encoded by the exons ATGGATTCTCCTGACAAAACTTTCTCAGAGATAGTTGGTACATTCAAATCTTGGATCCCTTGGCGATCTGAGCCACCTGGTGTGTCAAGGGATTTTTGGATGCCCGATCAGAGTTGCAGAGTCTGTTATGAGTGTGATTCCCAGTTTACATTGATTAACCGTAGGCACCATTGTCGACTTTGTGGCCGAGTTTTCTGTGCAAAGTGTACAGCCAATTCAGTTCCTATCCCATCTAGTGATCCAGGTTCTGCACGGGAAGAGTGGGAGAGAATTCGGGTATGTAATTATTGTTTCAAACAATGGCAGCACGGGATAGCCGGTTTTGATAATGGAATCCAGGTTCCCAGCCTGGATCTTTGTAGTTCACCATCAGCGGCAAGTTTGGCCAGCACTAAATCTAGTGGCACTGTTAACAGTAGTAGCTTCACTCTTGGCTCACTGCCATATTCTCTTGGTCCATATCAACGAGCTCAACAAAGTACAGGTCCAACAACGCTCTCAAATCAGACGTCTGAAATGGATTCAAATTCAGATAAACTGAGAGAAACAGCTTTGGGAACGAGCAATGGCCATGTTCCAGACACGGGCTATCATTCTCCAAACCAATATGCATTTTCTATGAACAG GAGtgatgatgatgaggatgaCTATGGGGTCTCTCGGTCTAATTCTGAAATAAGACATTTTTCTCAAGAAAATGAGTACTTTCGTCAAGTTGAGTATGATGAAACGAGCAATGATGAAGGATCACATAAAGCACGTCTTGATGGAGAAGTTACTGACTCAAAGAGTTTAAGCAGCTCCCCAGTAAACCATGGTTTTGATTCACATGGTTTGGAAGGTTCGCAACAGCATGACAAAAAAAATGAGCATGATGTGGATGATGAGTGCAATGCTACTTCCTCCATGTATACCAGGGAAAACAATGATGCTGAACCTGTGGATTTTGAGAATAATGGATTACTCTGGCTTCCCCCTGAaccagaagatgaagaagatgagaaaGAAGCTGGTTTTTTTGATGATGATGACGACTACGACAACGAAGGGCATGCAGCTGGGGAATGGGGACGTCTACGCAACTCAAGCAGTTTTGGGAGTGGAGAATTTCGTAATAGAGATAGGTCAACTGAAGAGCACAAGAAGGCAATGAAGAATGTGGTTGATGGGCATTTCAGGGCTTTGGTGGCTCAACTATTACAGGTTGAGAATGTTCCTCTTGGTGAGGACAATGATGAAGAGAGCTGGTTAGAAATCATTACATCTCTGTCATGGGAGGCTGCAACACTACTAAAACCAGATATGAGCAAAAGCGGAGGAATGGACCCTGGTGGCTACGTAAAAGTAAAATGCCTTGCTTCTGGACGTCGATGTGAGAG TACGGTGGTCAAAGGAGTTGTTTGTAAGAAAAATGTGGCTCATCGTCGAATGACAACAAAGATAGAGAAACCTCGATTGCTGATCCTTGGAGGGGCTCTTGAATACCAGCGGGTTTCAAATCATTTATCGAGTTTTGATACTCTGTTGCAGCAG GAAATGGACCATCTAAAGATGGCAGTGGCAAGGATAGATGCCCACCAACCTGATGTTCTTTTGGTAGAGAAATCAGTTTCACGGTTTGCACAGGAATACCTTCTTGCTAAAGACATCTCTCTTGTTCTCAATATCAAGAAGCCACTTTTAGAGCGTATAGCACGTTGCACGGGTGCTCAAATAGTTCCTTCGATTGATCAACTCTCTTCTCCAAAGTTAGGGTATTGTGATGTGTTTCATGTCAAGAGGTTTCTGGAAGATCTTGGTACTGCCGGTCAGGGTGGGAAGAAAATGATGAAGACTTTAATGTACTTTGATGACTGCCCGAAGCCTCTGGGTTTTACT ATATTACTTAGAGGTGCTAATGGTGATGAGTTAAAGAAAGTGAAACATGTAGTCCAATATGGACTTTTTGCGGCATATCACTTGGCTTTGGAGACATCTTTTCTTGCTGATGAAGGAGCATCTCTACCAGAATTCCCTCTGAACTCTCCATTAACAGTTGCACTCCCAGATAAACATTCAAGCATTGAGCGGTCAATATCAACTGTTCCTGGTTTTTCTGTTCCTGCCAGTGAAAAGCCTCAGGGAATGCAAATAAGCAGTGAACCACAAAGATCCAATAGTGTCCCTGTATCTTATCTTGAATCAACAATCAGCAGTTCTTCTGTTGATCAAACTGAAAGGCAATCCCTAGCTGATGCGTTTACCTCTCAATTGAGAGCTTCCATGTTATCTCGCAGCAATTCAAGTTCATTTCTCTCTAGTATTCCTTCCACGGTGAAAGCTGTTTCGGATTCTTATTGTACTTTTGAGCAGAAAATGAAAATGGGAACTGTAGGTTCTATTGCAGCAGATATAGTGGCAGGTAACAACAAGGTGGCTTCCATGAGTGACCATCTTCCAGTTAATGGGTTTGGGCATTCTGAAGATATCAAGGTGAATTATTCCCCAGATAATCTTGGCGAAGCAGTTCCAAATGAGGCATCCAGTTCAGAGGTATCATCTGCGCAACaagataataaaaataatgttgaaGAGCCAGGACCTTTGAAAGAAGAATTTCCTCCTTCACCTTCAGATCATCAGAGCATTTTGGTTTCCTTATCTTCTCGTTGTGTTTGGAAGGGGACTGTCTGTGAAAGATCACATCTTTTTCGAATTAAGTACTATGGTAGCTTTGACAAACCTCTAGGCCGGTTTCTGCGTGATCATTTATTTGATCAA AGTTACACTTGCCGGTCTTGTGAGATGCCTTCAGAAGCACATGTTCACTGTTACACTCATAGACAAGGTACCCTGACAATATCTGTGAAAAAGCTATCAGAATTACTCTTACCCGGTGAAAAGGATGGAAAGATTTGGATGTGGCACAGATGCCTGAGGTGTCCCCGAATCAATGGCTTTCCCCCAGCCACTCGGAGAatagtgatgtctgatgctgctTGGGGTTTATCTTTTGGGAAATTTTTGGAGCTCAGTTTTTCAAACCATGCAGCAGCAAGCAGGGTGGCAAGTTGTGGTCATTCTCTGCACAGGGATTGTCTTCGTTTTTATGG ATTCGGCAATATGGTTGCTTGCTTCCGGTATGCATCAATCAGTGTTCTCTCCGTGTACCTTCCACCTTCTAAACTTGATTTCAACTATGGGAGACAGGAATGGATACAGAAAGAAACAAATGAG GTTGTTAACCGGGCTGAGCTTCTATTTTCCGATGTCCTCAATGCTCTGAGTCAAATTGCTGAGAAAAGATCTGGTTTAGTTCCACCTAACTGTGCCATAAAATTACCTGAAGCAAGGCGCCTAATTGGAGAACTTGAAGCATTGTTACAGAAGGAAAAATCAGAATTTGAG GATTCACTCCAAAAACTGTTGAATAGGGAAGCCAAAAAGGGTCAGCCCGTTATTGACATTTTGGATGTTAATAGACTGCGAAGGCAGTTACTTTTCCAGTCTTACATGTGGGACCACCGCCTAATCTATGCAGCCAATTCAGAGAACGAAAGTCTTCAAGATGGTTTGAACTGTTCAACTTCAGGAGAAGAGGAGAAGCTCCTTGCTAATGCTGACCTCGCCGATCTGAATTTGAATGACAAAGGAAAAGGGTTTGGTAGTTATGACACTCTCATTGTTGGTAAACTTGATCAATCTGACACCGTTCAGGAAGAGATAAATATTGGTCAAGATCATAACCATGGAAAGGACGATGCTTCTGACCTTTCCGTCACCACTCGTGTCTCTGATCAACGCAACAATATGGAAGGTAGTGGACATGTTCGGAGGGCCCTTTCTGAAGGAGAGGTTTCGATGATTTCAAATTTGACTGACACCCTTGATGCTGCGTGGACAGGTGAGAGTCACTCAGTTGGAGTATTGAAGGATGACATTAGTGTCTTTTCTGATTCAGTTGTGGCTGATTTGTCAGCCACATCTGCAGCAGCAGACGGGTTAGATATGTATAACCGAGTGGAAGAGCATAATTGGCCCAAGTTCAGCAATTTACTTTCATCTCCATTGTCCACCAAGGGATCTGATAATTATGACGACTCTGCTAGCTTCTTAAGGATGCCCTTCTTAAATTTCTACCGGTCATTGAACAAGAACTTCTTAGCAAGTTCTGAGAAGCTTGATACACTGGGCGAGTATAATCCAGTCTATGTTTCTTCATTCAGGGAGTTGGAGCTTCAGGGTGGGGCTAGGCTCCTCCTGCCTGTGGGTGTTAATGACACTGTCATCCCCGTATACGATGATGAGCCTACAAGCATAATATCTTATGCTTTAGCATCACCGGAGTATCTTGGTCAATTGACTGATGATGGCGAAAGAATGAGGGATGGGGATTTCTATGCGACTTCAAGTTTTTCTGATCCGGTGAGTTTGATGTCATTCCACTCACTGGACGACTCCACCCTTGATTCTCATAGAAGCTTTGGGGCTTTCGACGAGGGTGTCCTATCGATTTCTGCATCTCGTAGCTCTCTTCCGTTAGACCCAGTCTCTTCTACCAAAACAATGCATGCCAGAGTTTCTTTTGGAGATGATGGCTCGCAGGGTAAGGTTAAGTATTCTGTAACTTGTTACTATGCAAAGCGGTTTGAAGCATTGAGAAGGATATGTTGCCCGTCTGAGCTTGATTATGTAAGATCTCTGAGTCGTTGTAAAAAGTGGGGGGCTCAAGGTGGCAAGAGTAATGTCTTCTTTGCGAAAACATTGGATGATCGGTTTATTATCAAACAAGTGACGAAAACAGAGTTGGAGTCATTTATAAAATTTGCTCCTGAATATTTCAAGTACCTATCCGAATCAATCTGCTCGAGAAGTCCAACATGCCTGGCAAAGATTTTGGGGATCTATCAG GTTACGTCAAAGCATCTGAAAGGTGGGAAAGAATCGAAAATGGATGTGCTGGTTATGGAGAACCTTCTCTTTGGAAGGAATGTGACTCGGCTTTACGATCTTAAAGGATCTTCCCGATCACGATATAATCCTGATTCTAGCGGGAGCAATAAAGTTTTGTTAGATCAGAACTTGATCGAAGCAATGCCAACTTCTCCGATTTTTGTTGGAAACAAGGCAAAGCGGATTCTTGAGAGAGCTGTCTGGAACGATACCTCTTTTCTTGCA TCAATCGATGTAATGGACTACTCGTTATTAGTTGGTGTCGATGAAGAAAAACACGAATTGGTTCTCGGAATCATCGATTTCATGAGGCAATATACATGGGATAAGCATCTGGAAACATGGGTGAAAGCATCAGGCATACTTGGCGGGCCGAAGAACACAGCCCCGACCGTTATTTCACCAAAGCAATACAAGAAAAGGTTCAGGAAAGCAATGACAACCTATTTTCTGATGGTTCCAGATCAATGGTCTCCTCCCACAATCATCCCGAGTAAATCGCAGTCGGATCTGAACGAAGAGAACAACGGTCAAGGTGGGCATCCAGTTGAATGA